The Daphnia magna isolate NIES linkage group LG3, ASM2063170v1.1, whole genome shotgun sequence genomic interval aaaaatgccattttccaGAATGCTTTCTAAGCCTTTTCCACCTTTTCAGTTGTATTCCATATTACTGATTACAAGACCACCCTATATATCAATCTTCCATTAttctctttcccttttttgttgtcttgtGGGGCAGGAGAATCTTAAACATTTGTCTCTCTTACTTCTTCTCTTCCGCAATCAGCATAACAACACCATCTGTATACTGCTTCGGCAAAAACGGGATGTCGGAAACGTTTTCTACTTTAAAAGCCTCACTGTATAGTAAGTACCAAATGAAGGATTATAAAGTATGACCGAGTCGGAAGGGAAAATGGTATCAGACTGTTTATTGAtaagcaaaaatttatttagaTCCATATTAGGATGTTGTTGAAAAGCTGCTCTTGTGCCATTTCCACAACGAGGAGCCTCGTTCGATAATTGACTTTGCAGCTTGGAGTCGGAAGGAACTAAGCATTTggcaaatcttttttttatcagacTTTTCGGGATTCTAATCCCAATTATGTCTAGGACATACGCAATTATAAAGAGATATTAATTATAGGATTTTAATGCACTAGGGAAACTCTTTCTTTCTAtcagataatttttttacccACATTTTTGCGTTTTAAAGAGCGGATAGCGAATAAATAAGGACAAAAAGGGAAACTATTTTAATGAGTCGTTAGAGTGCAGATAGAAAACTAAAGTGAAAACTTTGTTGGCTATGAGTTCTGAAGTCGACATGATTGCACAGGTTCGAattccttcgtttttctttcatgtAGTAGGATCTCTTTCCGTTTGGCATCTCCTGTATATTATGTAGCCTAGGCCTACTCTGACTTCTATTCAAGAGTTTTCTTTTAGCTCTGGTCGTTACAAAACCGCGGTAGACTATTTCGTGCACAGCCGCTCCCTTCGTCTTTTTTATTCCTCTAACTTATTCTTGGTCTTTATAGTTTCACCGATTAACGGCCGTTGCCTGTCCAATGCAGGCATTCGTTGTCTCCTCCCGAAAagtcaacagcaaaaaagcgattaaaaatacatgaaaaGGCTTTTAGGTAGTGGAGAATGTATATAATATCCTCTCAGCGTACGTCTCGGAACATTATAGGATCTACTCATATTCCTTTTTATTGTGTTGGTCATACGTGACAGTTTGATGTATGTTTAAGTAAACGAATAAGAAGATTGTGCCTATAGGAGACAGAACAGATGTTGGGAAAGCAAGATCGTAAAGTTGGATACAATGCTAACAATACGAATGATGTATCAcaatattaaataatttttttctgtggTTGTGTTCACTCTTCTGTCTTTTTCGTCTGATGCTGTATCAACCCTAAACACAATTGGATTCTTTCTGAGTATAAGTTTCCAGTGAGGAACGCGCTTAGGATCAAAATGGAAAGAGAATCGAGTTTCGCTATGTGCCATGCTAGCCTACTTTATATTGAACTGCTCACTATTCTGTCAACATAAGGCCCAAAGGAAACTCTAGCCGATAGACCACGGTAAACAGCAAGGATTGCGGTTCCcattcttcatttcttttcacgatacaaaaattttgttaaaacACAATATTTTTTAGACTAGCTACATTCACTTCTGAGCCGTCGTGTATTATTAGAATTTTTCTCGTGAAAATCACGCAATTCTTTTGCGTAGGCTAAGCATTAGCCTAGGTCGTCTGGCTCAGTTGGTATGTAATAACTGACAAAGAAATATCCTCGCATTCTTTTATTAAGATGAATTTGTTTTCCATGGCATGACACTGCATCCCTTTCCTATGTATTTATGCTGGAAGATGGGTGCCTttcaggaagaaaaaaacaaacaaatgaaaactaagaaaaagggaaaaaaagggatcgGTAACGGGccaataaaatatatttgacTGCATTTCAGACGCCGCCGACTCCGCTAGTCATATTCGTATAGAGCTTTGCATATAATGAAATTTCTTGAATACATATCGGGTATTAGGATAGATGCAGAAACAGGGTGCGGTTCATACAGTGCAAGCTGCACATTGGCTGCGTTATAGAGACTAACATCCAAATGATAAAATGGCGATAAAAGATACGCGAAACGAGAGAACAGCCTTCACATCGGCAGTTCTATATAAGCCTGTACTCTATTCTTCAGAATAGAAGAAAGCCGATCTCGGGAGTCATCTTGCACGATCGCGTGATGGACCCGCTTCTCCTGTTGGCCCAGTATATGAAAATTTTGTAACAGCACAGACAGGTCTATTGTATATATTTATGTTGCAAATTACACAAAGCTGCACCAACGTCAAAAAGATACGCCAGATGGAGGGgcgagaaagggaaaaaaagaagagtaatAAATCGATGCATTTCATTATTTAGCTCTCAAAGTTGAGGAGCTTATCGATGGCAAGCCGACCGCTTCTCTCAGGTCTAGCGCGTCTAGCCGTCAAATATTCATTTTGTGAATGAGAATGCGAATCTATcttataaaaatgaaaataagaaTGCCCATCTGagttattatttgttttgtttttttaacttattCCTGGGatgaagcaaaaataaaaataaaatggaaagaggaaaaaatgcGAAAACATTAGCGGACATTAAGCTTATGATTCCGTTCATTTTGTGGCTCCACCCTTGCCTACATTCGAGAAATTAGATAATGATGATAATGTGTACTTTAGCTTGCGAGCTGCCGCGTATACCTCCTACATTAAACACGGTTCCGCACGGTTCCCTTTgtccttttctcttttacctCTCAATCCTTGGCAAATATTAGATTATCACCGTGGACACATCTGCAGAGCATTCGATTATTCCTTCGCTATGGAAAAGAGGCAGTGGCCTACTGCTACTATCGACAAAGTGTGTCGGCagagggttaaaaaaaaagaaagaaataagacGAAGTAGTCGAGGTCATCAATGTCACAATATTTGAAGTGGCGTTCCATTCTTTGCGATTCTTTGTAGCAGCTGCTGGTTTTGTCACGCCATCATCATCTTCGCTCATctgtcatttttttgttttgtattccTTCTATAAAGAGACGTAGTGAGAATATCTGCGTGCAAGTGACACAGCACGATTGAGATACAACTGACCAAATCTTTGGTCACGATACACGCCTTCTGTCACTCCCCCTGTCCATGCATCACGCTCGCCGCCGAGGCACTTGAAAGTTTTACGTCTAGCATGTACTAACTGTTATAAACCTGGACAAAGACATGACGGTTAATTCGTTCGGCTGGCACTGTActtttccctttaaaaaatcattattcTATCGCTTTGTCAACCCTCTCGGTAGCGTGGTTCGGCAACGGTCGTATCAGTGGGTCAAAAACCTGCTGTGCTCACATTTAATTTCCACGGAAAACATTAACGACTTCCAAATGCTTCCCGAAAAATGCCCGTCCGTTAGCGGAGGAAAGTCACGTTCATTTGCAAAGGGTATTTCATGTGGTGCGTCGTATATGGAATGTTATTAGAAGAAGCTCGAGCCTTATACCCCTTACAGGGTTACTGGGAACGATCAAGAAAATGAGCCCGCGAGAGTAGTATCGTAGCCGCCATTCTTCCGTCtctcaaataaaataaaatgcaagGTTTCTGGAAAGACAGCCACCCAGTCTTGGTGAAATAACGTTTTCTGCGTCACTGGTTAATCTCCTGTTGCACGAGGAAAACAAAGCTGCCTTGCGTTACAGGCTGCGAAGATAAGAGAAGGAAcgagaggaaaaaagaaagacgtgCGACTCAGACGAACCTGCCGACGTTAATGCGCCGCTaacaaaagggaagaaaatcGCTTCACGCCATGCACGCTGCATATCAGACGGTCGGAAAAATGGTCTTGCTTCACTCTCTGAACGTATATAATTCTCGGCTAGTATGTAGTGAAAAGCCGGTTGGCCGAGCATACATTCAACCAAAAGTGAGTCGATTAGACAGTGTCATTCAGTGCGCCAGGCGTTACCATTAACTCTCTCAAGGTCTGCAACTGTCCGTGGAtaagggaaaatgaaaatcgTTCTCCCTGTCACCCCATTCCAACTTATTGCTTTCGTTTCAATTTTGCTACTGGCCCTTACTGCAAAAGCCCCCTGAGGATGCTGACCAAAATCAATAGGAACGCCAaagacaaaagagaaagagatcTGCAGTTCAAAACGGAGGATATGTCGTATATTATGTAGTCCCGCAACAAATCACGAAGTTAAAGTGAAAAGCGACGAGGATGTCGTGCACGAACTGAGGTCATCGAGTCACTCAGATCAAAACAGAAATGCCCTCGTGTTGGTTATGGATTTAAATGGAATGAAGAGCGACAATTTCATTTGCAGCGCAAGAGATTCTTGTCGTATAACCGGGTACTTGGTTGATTTTCGGGGTCGAAGACCAGATAGTTGTACTTTTGACGTCAAGCTAAACTCACGAGAACATTTTGGGCCCCATCTGTTTTACTATGTTTTGTTGTGTCATCTTCGCTTTTTTTACCCATTCTTTTTGTAGTCGCCTAGTCCCCGGAGGATACTGTTGCTCCATTCCGCTTCAACCAACAAAAAAGCAGGACACTGCACTCTACTGTGATATATATATCTACCATAGCATGTACAGCATTGCATATCAGGATCTCTGTCGTCATATACAACAATTTACTTCATGGCCGGATCGATGGTAGTTAATGAAGTCACGTTATCTTATATACACTGTGTGTTCCGGAGACTGTCGGTCGCCGGCGTCCGGCCAAAAAAGCTGAGCAAAGTCGAGGGGCATTTTTGCAAAAGAGTAAAAGTCACTGGATGTAAAGAAAGAGGTCAAGGGACATCATCCTTTATACATCATATCGTCTGTCTTGGCCATGCGATGCCATTCGATATTTCTATAAGCTTTTACTTGTTACCAAGCAATCGTGTCTCACAGGACATGTTAGTGAGCCCACCATGGACGTTGTATTTACGCTTCTATGGTCAAACTGAGAAAGATGGCGAAAGCCAAGAACTATATTAGGGTATTCGGGTAAAATGTCGTCGATAAGGGACTAAAGAGATTTACTCCATTAATTAATATCCCTTCCCATTCGAGATTATGCATTGAAATATCCGGAACAATGCCTAGACGCATCGGAGCAATACAAGCAGTGGATCGTTGTTATCTGTCGAATGACATTGGGTTTCTTTATTTCCAGCAGCCTATCTGTATGATGAACGGTTACGGCAGTTACGGCTATGAATGAAAACGATAAGaaacacagagaaagaggcagCAAACGGAGGATATAAAATGCTTTCTTCCCTAGTcactttcaatttcttttcgcAATTCCTCGTATTCAATAAAGCGATCGTAGAACCAATAACGCGGAACGGTGTAGCCCGCTCTGTCTGGCTTGACAAAGAGTGTACGAATTTTTGCGCAATTGAGTCAATTTCGATTCGTACACGCAAATAGAACACAGCTGATAGTGGACGGCCGATGTCCTTCACGTAACAAGATGTTACCCGGTGGTCAGTTGACAAAGTATTAGACCGACTGTCGTAGCAAACAGGATACAAAGAGAGAGCTATATACCATCAAACGCAAAATGAGTTTACTGCGTAATGCCAAAGTCTAAGCATCTACGGTACAGTTAGTGTTGGCTGAacgcacaaaaagaaaaattgggtGTCCACTATAGCCCCAGGTTGTACTGAACTTGTCCGTCTGGACCAACTAGTGCCACTCAAGAGGGAGCTTGAGTTCTCGTTTCTGGAGTCGTCGTTAGACTTGCTATCTAACACTGAACTTTAAACTTCTAGGcgaaataaaacgaaaagtGTTGGAAGAGAAGACCgacttagaaagaaaaaggggaaagcGTCGTCGTCAACTTGATAGatgttattgatttttttagcTTGCTAGTAGTAGATCACATTTGTCCTTGATGGTAGACAAGAAACAGGCACGTGTGAATGACGCGCTTCTCCGCTGTGACGTTTCGTCATTTTCCGACTTCTTTTACGACAATTCGTTCGTTGATGACTTGCACGGCCCTCTATTCCTGTGGTATTTCAATTAAGCTAGAATTGAGTAGAGGGACCGGATGTggcaataaataaataaataaataaatagatatcTCTTTTACGCTTTCTCCCCATATAGATCTGTATGTTCATTTAGGGCGCGCATTCTATACATAAGTATGTATTCAATCAGCGGGTTATTGTGTTAGCCAATTCTATTCTCTTTGCTACCAAAATGAAAGCCTACGAGTGGACAGAATGTTCCATcagacaaaatgaaaaagaccAAGTGGGAGCGAAGAAGAACCAATCAAGGAAATTAAGAGGAACAGGAGGACGAAAAATTATTGAGTAAAAGGCGTCCCTGTTTTTTAGCTATTTAGCTTACATTGCGATCGGCGTCGAGTCGAGTTGTGGCATCTTCAGTCCATTAGTCTCTGCTTCTACGAACACGTTCTCTACAGGGCGCTGAGACTTTAAAATTACAGGTGGAGTTTCGATTTTCAATTCGTCACGTAATTCTGCGATATCTTGTTCCCAACGTCGTTCGTAGTACACGTTCATTAGAAAGGTGCTGTTCGAACCCACTCGTATGGCCCACGGTAAGTACTCGTTCAGATAAGTCGACCGGTTCCTTGTACGGGCACAATAATTgacaaagaggaaaagaagCTCATTAGTCTagggaaaagaagacaaaagaGGCTCAGCGTAGTACTCGACTAAAGGGAGAACAAGAGACAACAACCACGTACACACAGAGGCGAGGTGGGGAGGCAAGGCAGAAGCTCTTATGACATCAATTCATTCAACCTCAAATTTATAAGGCCTCCATCATTGTCACAGCGAGATTCAATTAACAGCCTGGAAACGATATATTCACTTGTCCTTTCTTTGTCTTGCTGTTAGTATTGTTTTTCTTGGTGTTTTTTCGAGACAAAAGGAAGAGGCAATGAATTATTCCTCTGATCTACTTACTTCGGTTTCAAGCGGACGGGACCGAACACGGCCCCTCCAATGCACATAGGCAATCCCGTTTGCAACGCTTCAACCCACTTGACTGCAACTTCCCCTAAAAGCGCAAatatgttttttacatttccgGATATAATTGTGGAAGAATACAGACGTGAAAGTACCTAACATGTTAGTCGGACAACCAAGGATGGTGTGGACAAGATCGTGTGTTTCTCGGTAGCGCTGCATCACGTAAGCCAAGTCAGCGTCGTCAACAAAGCGGACAGGCAATCTTGTATCAGGGCTGACGTTCTGTTGAATCATACCCATTTATCTGATAAGATTTATGTTCATAAAGATGTGACAGTCAGGAGAGTTGACTTACATTAACTTCAAGAAATTTTGTATATTCTCTTCCTAAAGTTCCATCTGGGTAACACTTAAGCTTCTCAAGGTCTATTGAGCTTGAGTTTATTCTTGGCCTATCtctaaacgcaaaaaaaaaaaattagtttcatTGTCTTAGAAAACAAGTAACAAAAACCAATTACTTGAGGATTTCTTGaccttcttcattttctagCATTTTCTTATGCATTCCCATTAGAGCAAAATGGCCAGAACTTTCCCCATTAACAGCGATCATGTCTgtttttatgaaataaaaaccTTGTTCAAtgtggagaaaaaaaagatttagtGAAGCTTTTGAGTTCAGCTCACCTCCTCTTGCTGGGTCTGTTAGTGCCATAATGCTGGATCCTACGGAAAGAATAGCTCTTTGCAATATGTTAATGGGAATGTGCCCATCATACAACGgttcatcttttgtttttatatggTCACCCTGCCTAATCCAGTTCACTAAGTGTGTTTAATGTATAAGAAAATGAGGTCACATCAAGATACACAAAAGGGTAAAAGAATTCGATAATTCGGAACTTACAAATGTTGGGAAGTTGAGAAGTCGTTGTGTAGTGTCGCTGAAGCACGGTAAGAATAGCTCGGTTGTGACAGGTGATCAAGCTTGGCGTTAGCATATTGTTATTGTGCGGTAGGTTGTACAAACTTCACTTGCTAGTCACAGAAATGACGTTCTCACGTGATCGTCCCATAAATTGCCACACTCACAAAACACAAGATATTATAAACAAGTAAAACAAGTTTAAAGAACAATTCGAATTCATTACTTCGTCTGTCACATTCCGCGCAATGTTGTTGTATCCAACGGTCATTTGTATAAGGTGCGTGGAAAGAAGCCAGGGCGGCAGTTGTTGTCTACGATTGTCTTATGTCTTCTTATATCAGAGAACGTATTGTCTTCATTTGAAAAGTTTAGCTTAACCGTGTTTCGTATTCTAATGTAATAACATAGGGATTTGAATTGTATGCCACTGTCATACACGGCTGGTTcatatttttggtttttaagtCGTGGAAAAAGAGCAAGCAAAGCAACCAGTCGCTGTAAATCGGGCGACTGCTTTAGTCGCGCGCAACTCGACAATCAATACTCTGTCGGGAGTATCTTGAATTTGAACTAGACGTCTTGGGTCTTCAGTCTCTCTAGTGGTCTCTTGAAGTCGAGGCTTTCCTAGACGCTCGTCTTCTTTAGGTTAAGTTTGCTGATCCAAACATAGTGGAGGGAATTGGAGGCAAATTTCTCTCAGTCAGTTCAGTCTCGCCAAGTCCATACACATCTCAGCAACATGACAGACATGGATAACAGCACTTGCCTTGAATTGGCTTTAGAAGGAGAACGCCTTTGCAAAGGTGGTGATTGCAGGTAAAAATGATCAACCATGTGTTAAATTTGAATGCTTGAAGCAAATTTATTCACTTGTCGGTTTGAAAACTAAAAACTGAGCCTAAATACCATATcaaattttaagttttttagAATTTTAATCCCTTTGTTGAATATGGCATGATTTTTCGCAGAGCTGGTGTTGCCTTTTTTGAAGCTGCAATCCAAGCTGGAACAGATGACTTGAGAACCCTG includes:
- the LOC116919900 gene encoding ubiquinone biosynthesis protein COQ4 homolog, mitochondrial — protein: MLTPSLITCHNRAILTVLQRHYTTTSQLPNILNWIRQGDHIKTKDEPLYDGHIPINILQRAILSVGSSIMALTDPARGDMIAVNGESSGHFALMGMHKKMLENEEGQEILKDRPRINSSSIDLEKLKCYPDGTLGREYTKFLEVNNVSPDTRLPVRFVDDADLAYVMQRYRETHDLVHTILGCPTNMLGEVAVKWVEALQTGLPMCIGGAVFGPVRLKPKNRSTYLNEYLPWAIRVGSNSTFLMNVYYERRWEQDIAELRDELKIETPPVILKSQRPVENVFVEAETNGLKMPQLDSTPIAM